The following is a genomic window from Trueperaceae bacterium.
CTGCGGCGCGTGCAGAACCGGATCGACACGGCCGAGCCGCTCGTGTTGCTGGCCGAGGCCGCCCTGGCCGGCAACCGCCCCGGCGACGCCGAGGCTCAGCTCCAGTCGGCCGAGGCGCTACTGGCGCGTCAGGGGAACCTCGAGCTCGAGGGCCGGGTGTCGTTCCTGCGCGGCCGGATCATGCAGTCGCAGGGCCGCTACCTCGACGCGCTCGACTCCTACGAGTCCGCCATCCTCGGCAACCCCCTCGACGCGCGCTACCGGCTCGCCGACGCCAACCTGCGGCTCCGGCTCGGGGAGGCCGCGTCGGCCGAGCAGCAGCTCCAGAGCTACCTCACGCTCACGGGCGACGACCGCAACGCCGACGTGCGCTCGCTGCTCGGCCGCGCGCAGTGGGCCCAGGGCGAACTGGAGGCCGCCAACGGCAACCTCGCCACCGCGCATCAGCTCCGCGGCGCGCGCAACGTGGACGCCCAGGCCCGCGACCTGCGGGCGCTCTCGCTCATCGCCTACGCCACCGGCGACGTCAGCGGCGGCGGCCTCGCCCTGCGCGAGTCCCTCAAGCGCGAGAACCTCACCTCGCTGATAAGGGGCAACACCCTCATCTGGCTCCTGCTCCTCCTCTTCCTCGTCGGGGCGCACCTGATCGGCGAGAGCCGCATCGCGTCGTCGTCGAGCCTCGAGGTGGTGGAGGGGCCGCGCGCCTGGAGCGTCGGCCAGGTCTACGGCACGCTCGTCGCCGGCCTGCTGGTCGCCCTCCTCGTCACCGTCGTGTACGGCCTCGTGCGGCACGACAACCCGCTCGCCCTGCTCACGCCCGCCCTCTGCGGCGAGATGCGGAGCCTCTTCTACCTCACGCTAGGCGCCGCCCTGGCGCTGCTGGCGTGGCGCCGCGTCCAGGCCAACGGCTTCGACGCCATGGAGAAGCTCCTCGGCAGCTCGCGCTACGCGGGCTACGGGCTGGGGTGGGGACTACTGTTCCTCGCCGGCACCCTCGCCTACCTCCACTACCTCGGCGGCGGGGCGCTCGGCGGCTTCTACGTCGACCTCGTGCGCGTCTCGCCCCTCGTCGTGGCGGCCGCCATCCTCGTGCCCCTGGCCGAGATCTTCTTCCGGCCGTTCGCCATGGCGCCGATGCTGAAGCGCTACGACGGCACCATCGCCACCGTGGTCTCGGCGGCCCTGTACGCCCTCGCGTTCGGGGCGCCGCTACTGCTGCTCGTGCCGATGGGGTTCGTCCTCGCCGACGCCTACCGTCGACGCCGCTGCGGTTGGGAGGTCCTGATCGCGCAGCTCACGCTCCACATCGGGCTGCTCGCCGCCGCCCTGCTGAGCCCCTGGGTGCGGGCGCTCTTCTACTGAGCGGTCGCCGCGCCCTCGCGCTTCACCCCGGCCGCGCGGGTCGGGCCGGCGGTGCCGGGCGCGCGAGCTGCTAGTACAATCGCCCGGTGCCCGTCCACGCCGTCGAGAAACCGTTGGGCCTCACGTCGCACGGCGCCGTCGCGCGGGCGCGCCGGCTACTCGGCACCAGGCGCGTGGGCCACGCCGGCACGCTCGACCCCCTCGCCGGCGGCGTGCTCGTGCTCCTCTCCGGCGAGGCCACGAAGCTCTCCCCGTTCGTGACCGCCGGCCGCAAGGCGTACCTCGCCTGGGTCGCGTTCGGCCTCGGCACGCCCACGCTCGACGCCGAGCCGCCGGCGGCCGGCGCCGACCTCGCGCACTCCGAGCCCGGACCGCTCGCGGCGCTGACGGCCGAGGCGGTGCGGGCGCAAGCGAGTCGCTTCCTGGCGGTCACCTCGCAGCGCCCGCCGGCGTTCTCCGCCGTGAAGCAGGCCGGGCAACGCAGCTACGCCGCGGCCCGGCGCGGCTCGGCCACCGAACCGCCGGCGCGACCCGTCGCCTACCACGACGTCGAACTGCTGGCGTTCGCGGAGCGCCGCGACGCGCTCCCTGCCACGTTCGCGCGCGGCCCCGGCGGTTGGGGGCCGGCCCGGGCGGGCGCGGGACGCTCGTTCGACCTGCCGCCGGAGCTCGCCCCCCTGCCAACCGCCCTGTTCCGGCTCGAGGTCGCGGCGGGCACCTACATCAGGTCGTTCGCGCGCGACCTGGGCGCCGCCCTCGACGCGCCGGCGCACCTTTCGGGACTCGTCCGGGTGGCGGCCGGCGGCATCGACCTCACGCGCTGCTGCCCGCTGGACGACATCGCCACCGCGCCGCCCCTCGACCCCGTCGAGGCGCTGCCCCTCCCCCGGCTTCGGCTGGACGCGGCGGCGGCCGCCGCCGTGAGGCAGGGCAAGCGGCCCGAGCTGGTACCGGCCGGGCCGACCGTGCTGCTCGACGACGAGGGCGCCGTCGCGGCGGTGGTGGAGCCCGGCTCCTCCGGCCGCGCCCGCATCCTGCGCGTGTGGCAGCGCGGTCTCACGCCCTGACGAGGGCGGTCGGGGCGGCGCCCGGGGGCGCCGCCCGGGCGTGGTACCGCTCGCCGCGCCACGCGCCTCCCCGCGCCACCGCCCCTCGATACACTGAGGGGCTGTTCTTCAGAACCTGACCTGGGCGCGGCAACCGGCCCGGCCCCTAGGGAGCGAACATGAACATCGGCATCCCCAAAGAGATCAAGCCACAGGAGTACCGAGTCTCGTGCACGCCGGGCGCGGTGCACGCGCTGGTGCGGGCCGGCCACCGCGTGGTGGTCGAGGCGGGCGCCGGCCTGGGCTCGAGCTTCACCGACGAGGAGTACGCCGCGGCGGGCGCCGAGCTCGGCACGAGGGATGACGCCTGGGCGCAACACCTCGTGATGAAGGTGAAGGAGCCCGTCGCTGACGAGTACCACTACCTGCGCGATGGCCTCCTCCTGTTCACCTACCTGCACCTGGCCGCCGACCGGCCCCTCACGGAGGCCCTCATGAGCAGCGGGGCGACGGCCGTGGCGTACGAGACCGTCCAGCTCGCCTCGGGCGCGCTGCCGCTCCTGACGCCGATGAGCGAGGTGGCCGGCCGCATGGCGCCTCAGGTGGGGGCCCACTTCCTCGAACGCGCACACGGCGGCAGGGGCGTGCTGCTCGCAGGCGTGCCGGGCGTCAAGCCCGGCGTGATCACCGTGCTGGGCGCCGGCATGGTCGGCACGAACGCCGCCAAGCTCGCACTGGGCCTCGGGGCGCAGGTGAACCTCCTCGACATCAGCCACGCCCGCCTGCAGTACCTCGACGACGTCTTCGGTGGGCGCGTGCAGACGCACGCGAGCAACGCCGGCAACCTCCGGGAGCTGCTGCCCACCACCGACCTCCTCATCGGCGCCGTCCTGATCCCCGGCTCGCGCGCGCCGCAGCTGGTGACCCGCGACATGCTCGAGCTCATGCGGCCGGGCAGCGTGATCGTCGACGTGGCCGTCGACCAGGGTGGCTGCATCGAGACCATCCACGCCACGACTCACGAGTCGCCCACCTACGTGGTCGACGGCGTCGTGCACTACGGCGTGGCGAACATGCCCGGCGCCGTGCCGAACACGAGCACGCGCGCGCTCTCCAACCAGACGCTCCCCTACGCCCTGAAGCTGGCGGCGACCGGAACGGCCGCGCTCCTCGACGATCCCGCCTTCCTGAAGGGCCTCAACGTGCACGCGGGGGCCATCACCTACGCCGCCGTCGGGCACGCGTTCGGCCTGCCGACGAGCGACGCGGCGGCCGCGCTGCGTTCGCACCCGGTCACGGCCTGAGGCTCAGCGGAGTCGCGCCAGGGCCTTGCGGATGAGGGCCTCGGCCGGGTCGTTCCGGTCCTGCGCGGCCAGCTCGGTCACCACGCCGCGCACCTGCCCCTCGCGGTAGCCGAGGGCGAGGAGCGCCGCCACCGCGTCCTCCCCCGCCCCGCCGATCCCGGCCGCGGAGCCCTCCGCGCCCAACGCGACGAGTTCGGTGGGGAGGCGCCCCTTGAGCTCGAGGACGATGCGTTCGGCCGTGCGCTTGCCCACGCCCGGGGCGCTGGTGAGCAGGCCTGGGTCGTCGTTGGCGACGGCCGTGACTATCAGCCCGACGGGCAGGTTCGACAGAACGGCGAGCGCCAGCTTGGGCCCGATCCCGCCGACGTCCAGGAGGCGCTTGAAGAGCAGTAGCTGCTCGTCCTGGTGGAAGCCGTAGAGGCTGGGTTGCTCGTCGCGCACCACCAGCTGCGTGCGGAGGCGCACGGGCGCGCCGACCTCGCAGCGCGCCAGGGTGGAGCTGGGCGCGAGGACCTCGAGGCCGACGCCTCCCAACGCCACGGTCACGGTCCCCTCGCCGACCTCGACGACCACGCCCTCGACGAAGCTGATCACGCTTCGTCGAAGAGGGGGGCGAAGAGGGCGTCGTAACCGACGTCGCCGAGGTTGGCGCAGCCGGTGAGGCGCATGGCGTAAGTCAGCTCGGCGACCAAGTCGGCAGGGTCCCGCTCCGCGTCGACGACGGCCAGCTCGGCGCCCACCGCGAGGTAGCGCAGCACGTCGACGCCGTCGCGGGCGGACCCCCCGGCAGCCACCGTCACCATGCCGCCGACGGCGTCGACCACCTCCGGCAACAGCTCGATGGCGGCGGGGGCGCCCAGGCGGTGGCCGAGGCAGCCGCCCACCACGACGACGTCGGCGCCCGCCTCGGCGGCCACCTCGGCGTCGGCGGCACCCGCCACGCCGAAGAGCCAGAGCGGGCAGCCGGCGGCGGCGCGCAGCTCCGCCAGGTCCTCGCGCGACCTTGGTTGCCACGCGACCGCGCCATATGGGGCGCTGTCGGCGAGTGGCGCGAGGTCCACGCCCACCGCCGCCACCCCGAGCGCCGCGAGCGCCTTGACGTCCCTCACCAGCTCGGCCATGCCCCCGGGCGGGAGCACGGCCACGACCCGTCCCGCCGGGTGCTTCTCGGCGGCGCCCGTCACGGCCGCGGCGGGCAGCGCCACGAGCAGGTCCGGCGGCAGGCCGTCGCCCCTGCGCCGCCGAGGCACGATGGGCGAGGCCAGCCTCACGCCGTGAACCGCCGTGGAGGGGTCCACCACCCGCACGTCGTGTAGGGCGCGCGGCAGGAACTGGTGGCCGTCCAACGCGGCCAGATCGCGCTGTCTCACGGCTCGATGATAGCAAGCGCCCTAGGGCGCGCGCCCCGCGGCGGGGGCTCGCGGGGGTCTGTTAACATCTTCGGCGTGGACGACCTCATCTCCGTGCGCGGGATCAACAAGAGCTTCGGTCCGGTCAAGGCCGTCGTCGACCTGAGCTTCACGGTCGCCAGCGGCGAGGTATACGGCCTCCTCGGACCGAACGGCGCCGGCAAGACGACGACCCTCCGCGTCCTCGCCACCCTGCTGAGGCCGGACTCGGGCGACGCCACCATCGCCGGCCACGGCCTGGACTACGGCGAGGCTGTCCGGGCCGCCATCGGCGTGGTGAACGGCGGCATGGGCCTGTACGACCGGCTCGACGGCCGCGAGATCCTCCACTACTTCGGCGGCCTCTACGGCATGAAACCCAAGGCCATCGACCGACGCATCGCCGAGCTCGACGACCTACTCCAGTTGGGCGACACCCTCACGCGCCGCGCCGGCGGGTTCTCGACGGGCATGAAGCAGAAGATCGTCATCGCGCGCGCCGTCCTGCACGACCCGCCCGTGATCTTCTTCGACGAGGCCACGAGCGGCCTCGACGTGGTGGCGAGGCGCGCGGTCATCGACTTCGTGAAGGCCTACCCGAGCGCCGGCCGGGCCGTCATCTACTCCACCCACGTCATGAGCGAGGTGGAGGAGCTATGCGACCGCGCCTGCATCATCTACCGCGGTCGCAAGATCGCGGAGGACGGCGTCGCGGCGCTGGCCGCGCAGGGCGAGGGCAAGGGGTTGGAGGAGGCGTTCTTCCGGCTCGTGAGGCGCTTCGACGTCACGAACGGAGCGGCGGCGTGAGGCCCGGGATCGTCGGGCGGCTGGCGCGCAAGGAGATCGTCTCCACGCTGCGCGACACCCGCGCCATCGTCTCCAACCTGCTCATACCGCTGCTGCTCGTGCCCGTCCTGATGCTCGGCCTGCCGCTACTCATCGGCAACCTGCTCGATCGGGAGCAGGTGACCCTCACCCCGGTCGGCGTGGTCGGGCTGGCCACCGTCCCCACCGAGCTCACGGAGGCCATGCGGAGCGCGGGGCTGGAACCGCGGGCGGTGGACGACGCCACCGCCGCCGTCCAGGACGGCAGCGTGGAGGTGGCCATCGTGGTGCCCGCCGGCTTCGGCGCCGCCATCGCCGGCGGCGGCAGCGCCGAGCTGCAGCTCGTCACGAAGGTCGGGAACATGAAGGCCGAACTGAGCGCCTCGAAGGTGCAGCAGGCCGTCACCGCCTACCAGGGGGTCGTCGTGGGCCGGCGGCTGGCGGCGGCCGGCCTCGACACTGCGCTCCTCACCCCCGTGAAGGTCGCCACGGTGGACGCGAGCAGCAAGGCGGAGCGCAGCAGCGGCCAGCTGTCGTGGCTCATCCCGTTCTTCATCGCCATCTGGACCTTGACGGGCGGCCAGATGACCGCCATCGACGCCACCGCGGGCGAGAAGGAGCGCGGCACCCTCGAGGTGCTGCTCGTGGCGCCCGTGCGCCGCGCCGAGGTGGTGGCGGGCAAGTTCCTCGCGACCATGGTGTTCGGCCTGACGGCGGCCACCATGGCGATAGTCGGCTTCCTGATCGGCAGCCTCGTCATGCAGCGGCTGTTCGTGCCGCGCCTCGGCGACCAGGCCGAGCAGGTCGTGGCGGTGATGGGCGGCAGCCTGGCGGTCAGCCCGGCGGGCGTCCTCCAGTTGCTTGTCAGCGCCCTCCTGCTGGCCGCGTTCGTGGCGGCGCTCGTCCTCGGCGTCGCCATGTTCGCGCGCTCGTTCAAGGAGGCGCAGAGTTACGTCGCGCCGCTGTCGTTCCTGTTCATCCTGCCGGCGGTGGCGCTGCAGTTCAAGGACCTGATCGGCGTCAGCGACTCGGTCTTCTACGTGCCGGTCCTCAACACCCTGCTCCTGATGGACAACGTGGTCCGCGGCAGCGCGACCTGGAACGAGACGCTCGTCACCTGGGCCGTCATGGCCGCGGCCGTGGGGCTGCTCCTGCGCTTCGCCCTGGCGAACTTCAAGCGCGAGTCCGTCATCTTCAGGAGTTGAGGCGCGGGTAGCGCCACGAGGCGCCGCTCGCTCAGTCGGCGCGCGACCGGCGGTACGGCGTGTCGGCGCCGCCGCGCCCCGGCACGCGGCCGTACAGCTCGGCGAGCTCGCGGAGCTGTGGCGCCAGCCAGTAAGGCACGTCCTCCCACGCGAAGCGCCAGCTCCAGTTCCCGGCGGCCGTGCCCGGCGTGTTCATGCGCGCCGCGCTCCCGAGGCCCAGGACGTCCTGCAGGGGAGCGACCGCGGTGGAGGCCACCGACGCCTGGGCCAGCCGCACCAGCTCCCAGGCGATGTTGTCGTCCCCCTTGGCGAGGTAGCGCCTGACGAGGTCGCGTTCCGCCTCGGGCGCCGCCGCGTACCAGCCGGCCGTGGTGTCGTTGTCGTGCGTGCCGGTGTAGACCACGCAGTTCGCCTCGTAGTTGTGGGGCAGGTAAGGGTCGTCGGCGTCGGCGGCGAAGGCGAACTGGAGCACCTTCATGCCCGGCAGGCCGTTGGCGAGCCTGAGCGCGTCGACGTCGGGGGTGATGACGCCCAGGTCCTCCGCCACGAGCGGCAGCGTGCCAAGAGCGGCCGCGAGGGCGTCGAAGAGCGCCTGGCCCGGACCCGGCACCCAGCGCCCGTTCACGGCCGTCTCCTCGGTCGCCGGCACCTCCCAGTAGGCGGCGAACCCCCGGAAGTGGTCGACGCGCACCCGGTCGACCAGCTCGAGCGCGGCGCGAACGCGCGCCACCCACCAGGCGTAACCGTCGGCCGCCATCGCCTCCCAGCGGTAGAGGGGGTTGCCCCAGCGCTGCCCCGTGGCCGAGAAGTAGTCGGGGGGCACGCCGGCCACGACGGTGGGCTCGCCGCCGGGCGCGAGGTGGTAGAGCTCCGGGTGCGACCAGGTGTCGGCGGAGTCAAGCGCCACGAAGATGGGGACGTCGCCCAACACCACGATGTCCTTGGCGTTGGCGTAGTCGCGCAGCCGCTGCCACTGGGTGAAGAACCAGTACTGCCACAGCGTGTGCCGCGCCACGGCCTCCGCCAGCCGCGTCCGCGCAGCGGCGAGGGCGGCCGGGTCGCGCCCCCTGAGCTCGGACGCCCAGCCGTTCCAGGGGCGCCCGCCGTTCTCCTCCTTGAGCGCCATGAAGAGGGCGTAGTCGGGCAGCCAGGCCGCGTGCTCTCGCGCGAAGGCGGCGACGGCCGCCCGTTCCGTGGCGGTGGCGGCGGCCGCGAAGCGCGTGGCGGCCACCGTCAGCAGCTCGAGCTTCAGGGGGATCACGTCGCCGAACGCCACGTGCTGCTGCGGCAGCGCGCGCATCCGCGTGAGGTGGGCGGCGTCCAGCAGGCCGGCCGCGTGAAGCTCCGTCAGGTCGATGAGGTAGTGGTTCCCCGCGAAGGCACTGAAGCACTGGTACGGGCTGTCGCCGTAGCCGGTCGGGCCGAGCGGCATGACCTGCCACAGGCGCTGACCCGCCGCCTCCAGGAAGTCGACCCAGGCGTACGCCTCGCGCCCCAGCTCGCCGATCCCGTGAGGTCCCGGCAGGGAGGTCGGGTGCAGCAGCAACCCAGACCGGCGGTCGCGGGCGCCGGTCACTCGTGCCACGCCTTGCCGAGCCCCTTCGGGGCGACGGAGCGACCCACGAAGCCCGCCAAGACGAGCATCGTGAGGATGTACGGCAGGCTCTGCACCAGTGTGGGCGGCAGGAGCTTGCCGCCGCCGAGCAGCACCTCGGTGGCCTGGAAGGCGCCGAACAGTAGCGTGGCGCCCAGCACGCCAAGCGGGTGCCACTTGCCGAAGATGAGCGCCGCCAGGGCGATGAAACCGCGCCCTCCCGACATCTCGCTCACGAACTGGTTGAGGTTCCCTATCGACAGGTAGGCGCCGCCCAGGCCCGCCAACACCCCCGACAGCATGACGCCAACGTAGCGCATGCGCGTCACGCTGATGCCCAAGGAGTCGGCCGCCTCGGGGTGTTCCCCCACGGCGCGCAGCCTCAGGCCGAACGGGGTGCGGAACACCACGAACCACACGAGCGGCACCAGCAGGAAGGCGACGTAGACGAGGACGCTGAACTTGAGGCCGGGGATGCCGAGGAGACTGATGTCCGGCAGGCGGTTCTTGACGGGGTCGGAGATGGAGGTGTTCTGGTAGAGGCCCGCGAGCACGACGGCGGGGATGCCCAGCCCCATCAGGTTGATGGCGGTGCCCGAGATGATCTGGTCGGCCTTGTACTTGATGGAGACGAGGGCGTGCACCCCGGCGACGAGCGCGCCGAGCACCATGGCCGCGAGGAGGCCGAGCCAGGGGGCGTACCAGACGCGCGCGGACGGGTTGGCGGCCACGAACGGCGCCTCCACCAACTGCGTGACGACGGCCGCGGCCAACGCGCCGAAGAGGATGATGCCCTCCAGCGCGATGTTGACGATGCCGGAGCGCTCGCTGAACAGCCCGCCGAGCGCCGCCAGCAGGAGCGGAGTGGTGGCGCGGATCATGGAGGAGCCGAGCGCGAGCAGCAAGACGACGTCCACGTCAGGCCTCCTCGGGCGCTTCCGGCGCGGAGCCGACGGGGCCGCTTCGCCGCTCGCCCCAGCTGAGCGGGTCGACCATGCGGGCGGGCAGGAACCCCTTGGCGGCGATGAACAACACCACCAGCGCGAGGATCATGCTGACCACGTCGCGCGTCAGGTTGGGGAAGGTGATGTTGAGAACGGAACCGCCGTACTTGAGGACGCCGAACAGGAAGGCGGCCGCCACGATGAACGCCGGCTGGTTGAAGCCGAGGAGGGCGACGGCGATGCCGTCGAAGCCGTCGCTGGTCGGGATCGACTGCCTGAGCGCGTAGTCCTCGAGCGCTCCGCCCAGCACGTAGTGCGTTGCGGTCAGGCCGGCCAGCGCGCCGCTGATGGTCATGGCCAGCACCGTGTTGCGCGCGATGCGCGCGCCGCCATACTCCGCGGCGCGCGGCGAGAGGCCGACGGCGCGGAGCTCGTAGCCCCAGCGCGTCTTGAAGAGGAAGACGTGCACGAAGGCGGCCATGAGCAGCGCCAGGAGGAACGACAGGTTCAGCTTGGTGGGCGGTATCGCCGTCGGCGTGGAGTTCCAACCGAGCAGGGCGGCCAGGCCGTAGGCGGCGGCACCGAGCGCCGCCGCGCCGACCAGCCGCGCCGGCCACCGCCGCAGGCGCCGGAACCGCGGCAGGACGAACAGCCCGAGCAACGCGGCGACGGCGGCCGCCACGGCAGCGTAGTCGACGGGGATGACGTTGACGCCGCCGCGATCGATGCCGAGCACGGCGGGGAGGCTGGGGATGGTGGCGGAGGGGTTCAACGACTTGGACTTAGGCTCGTTGCCGGGGACCTTGAAGGGCATCTGCACCGTCACGGGCGCGTCGCCGGGCCGCGGCAGGCCGGCGACGACGCAGCCGGCCAGTAGCACGGTGGCGCCGACCGCGAAGGCGACCCGCGGCGCCCGGCGCGACGCGCGCCTCACGCCCCTGAACGCGAGCAGCAGCAAGACCACGACCACGAAGACGCCGACGACGGCCAGTAACCGGAGCGCCGCCGCCGCGAACACGTTGCCGGAAGAGAGGATGAAGAGCAAGGCCGAGGCGGCCACGAAGTTGAGCAGGATGGTGTTGATGACCTCGTTGGCTCCGAAGCGCGCCTTCAGCCAGCCGGGCAACGCCCCCCAGAGGCCGCCGCCGAGCGCGGCCGCGAGTATGGCGAGCGGCAGCACCACGAACTTGGGTCCTGGGATGTAGAGTCCGCCGAACATGGCGAAGATGGCCCCCATGACCATCTGGCCGGGCGCGCCGATGTTGAAGAGCCCCGCCTGGAAGCCGAAGGCGACGGCCAGGCCCGTGAAGATCAGCGGCGTGGCGAACTTTAGCGACTCGGCGAAGCCGTTCACGGTCCCGAGCGAGTCGTGGAACATGGAGTAGTAGGCGTACCAGAGGGTATCGAGCCGCCCCACCAGCCGTTCGAACGGACCGCCGAGCTGCACGCTCGAGCCCAGCGGCGTGGGTTGGAGGGCGAGGATCACGACGGCGGCCGCGAGGAGCGCCAGCAGGATGGCGGCCGTCGGCACGGCGGCCGAATGCAGGAGCCGGTCCACCACCCCGGGCATGCCGCGCACGGCCCGCAGCCCGAACAGCATGGCGATGCCGCCGGCCACGATGGCGAGGAAGGCGGCGGCCCCGAAACCGGCGTTCGTGTAAGGCAGGCGCCTGATGACGAGCCCCGCCGCGTCCACGACGGCCACGTTCTCCGTGAGGCTGCGTTCGTCGACGGTGGCGAGGGCGGCTTCGAGCTTGGCGACGTCGTAGGCGGGCCGCGGCCGTTCGATGGCACCGCGCAGCTCGGCCTCGAAGGCGCCCGTGCGAGCCGCGTCCACGGCGGTGGTGAAGCTCTGTAGGCCCCACCCCGTGCCCGCCACCAGCACCAGCCCGGCGGCCAGCCAGGCGAGGCGCCGCGGCCGCTCCTTGAGGAGCGCCCCCGCGCCGATGCCGGCCAGGCCGAGGAGGGTGACGACGAGCACCGCCCCTCGCTGGGGGAAATCTACGGGGTCGGTGCGGCCGGTGAAGTCGAACGTGCGGCCGTCCAGCATCATGACGGCGCTGCGCGCGCCCGTCTCCCGGTTCACGGCGCCCCACGGCGCGACGAACACCGCCAGCAGCGCCACCGCCGCCAGCACAAGCAGTGCCAACCGTTCAGTCACGGGGGCCATCATACGGGTCGGAGCGTGGGCGGGAGCCCGGCCGCCAGCCGGGAGCGTGGCCGCCAGCGAGGAGCGTGACCGCCGCGCGGGCGCCACGACCCGCGCCGGCGACCTNNNNNNNNNNNNNNNNNNNNNNNNNNNNNNNNNNNNNNNNNNNNNNNNNNNNNNNNNNNNNNNNNNNNNNNNNNNNNNNNNNNNNNNNNNNNNNNNNNNNCCGCCAGCGAGGAGCGTGACCGCCGCGCGGGCGCCACGACCCGCGCCGGCGACCTACCGCCTCACCAGGACCCCCGAACGCACCAGCGCCCCGAACGCCTCACGCTCGTCGCCCACGTCGACCTCAGGCGTGACGAGCAGCTGGTGTCGGTAGCCGGCGCGCACTATGGCGGCCCGGACGCGCCGGACGTGGCGACGCACCTCGTCGCGGTAGGCGGCGGCCTCCTCCGGGCCGGCGTCGAGCCTGGCACCCGTCTCCACGTCGTGCAACTCGAAACGGCCGGCCGGCGGGTCGAGCTCGCGCGCGGACACGAGCTGTAGGAAGCCGACGTCGAACCTGCGCGAGCGCAACGCCACGAGGCTCGGTTCGATGGGCGCGTCCTCGAGGAGGTCGGAGACGAAGATCACTAGCGCTCGACCGCGCACCGCGGGCAGGCGCCGGGCGAAGCTTACGAGCCCGCTGAGTGGACCTTGCGCCTCCCCGGCCAGGAGGGTCGCGGCGTCGAGGAAGGCCCATGTTGCCGCCATGCCGCGGCGCCCGCGGGCGCGTGGCGTGGCGCTCCCGTCCAGCAGGTGCAGTTGGGTGGGCGCGTCGCGCTGAGCGACGTAGGAGAGGAGGCGCACCAGGGTGCGGGCGTGCTCGAGCTTGCCGTCTTGGCCCATGCTGCGCGTGGTGTCGAGCAGCAGGTGCAACTGCACGGCCCTCTCGGCCTGGTAGAGGCGGGTGGTGAGCCGCCCGGTGCGGGCGTACACGCGCCAGTCGACGTAGCGGAGCTCGTCGCCGGGTTGGTACGGCCTGAAGTCGTGGAACTCCACGCTCTGGCCGCTCTCCGTGGAACTGCGCTCGCCGCCCACGCGCGAGAGCGCGCGCGAAGCGAGCGCGTAGCGGTCGAGGAGGGCTCGGGTGTGGCCCGCCAGCACGGCTCAGCTTCCCTTCTCGGCCTGGGCGATTACCTCCTCCAACACCGCGTCGGGCGTCACGCCCTCGACCTCGGCCTCGAAGCTCAGGAGCAGCCTGTGGCGGAGGGCGGGCACGGCGGCCCGGCGCAGGTCGGCGAGCTCGACGTTGGGCCGGCCCGCCGCGAGGGCGAACCCCTTCGCGGC
Proteins encoded in this region:
- a CDS encoding CPBP family intramembrane metalloprotease, with amino-acid sequence MAGIRGLVRIGRVAALARAAMAAALLATSVGGSVHAQNFDENRYYQQCLRFEAGGDLETARQACLNALQVRPDFADAELALARIELGLGEYVSAENRLRRVQNRIDTAEPLVLLAEAALAGNRPGDAEAQLQSAEALLARQGNLELEGRVSFLRGRIMQSQGRYLDALDSYESAILGNPLDARYRLADANLRLRLGEAASAEQQLQSYLTLTGDDRNADVRSLLGRAQWAQGELEAANGNLATAHQLRGARNVDAQARDLRALSLIAYATGDVSGGGLALRESLKRENLTSLIRGNTLIWLLLLLFLVGAHLIGESRIASSSSLEVVEGPRAWSVGQVYGTLVAGLLVALLVTVVYGLVRHDNPLALLTPALCGEMRSLFYLTLGAALALLAWRRVQANGFDAMEKLLGSSRYAGYGLGWGLLFLAGTLAYLHYLGGGALGGFYVDLVRVSPLVVAAAILVPLAEIFFRPFAMAPMLKRYDGTIATVVSAALYALAFGAPLLLLVPMGFVLADAYRRRRCGWEVLIAQLTLHIGLLAAALLSPWVRALFY
- the truB gene encoding tRNA pseudouridine(55) synthase TruB, translating into MPVHAVEKPLGLTSHGAVARARRLLGTRRVGHAGTLDPLAGGVLVLLSGEATKLSPFVTAGRKAYLAWVAFGLGTPTLDAEPPAAGADLAHSEPGPLAALTAEAVRAQASRFLAVTSQRPPAFSAVKQAGQRSYAAARRGSATEPPARPVAYHDVELLAFAERRDALPATFARGPGGWGPARAGAGRSFDLPPELAPLPTALFRLEVAAGTYIRSFARDLGAALDAPAHLSGLVRVAAGGIDLTRCCPLDDIATAPPLDPVEALPLPRLRLDAAAAAAVRQGKRPELVPAGPTVLLDDEGAVAAVVEPGSSGRARILRVWQRGLTP
- the ald gene encoding alanine dehydrogenase, whose product is MNIGIPKEIKPQEYRVSCTPGAVHALVRAGHRVVVEAGAGLGSSFTDEEYAAAGAELGTRDDAWAQHLVMKVKEPVADEYHYLRDGLLLFTYLHLAADRPLTEALMSSGATAVAYETVQLASGALPLLTPMSEVAGRMAPQVGAHFLERAHGGRGVLLAGVPGVKPGVITVLGAGMVGTNAAKLALGLGAQVNLLDISHARLQYLDDVFGGRVQTHASNAGNLRELLPTTDLLIGAVLIPGSRAPQLVTRDMLELMRPGSVIVDVAVDQGGCIETIHATTHESPTYVVDGVVHYGVANMPGAVPNTSTRALSNQTLPYALKLAATGTAALLDDPAFLKGLNVHAGAITYAAVGHAFGLPTSDAAAALRSHPVTA
- the ruvA gene encoding Holliday junction branch migration protein RuvA; translated protein: MISFVEGVVVEVGEGTVTVALGGVGLEVLAPSSTLARCEVGAPVRLRTQLVVRDEQPSLYGFHQDEQLLLFKRLLDVGGIGPKLALAVLSNLPVGLIVTAVANDDPGLLTSAPGVGKRTAERIVLELKGRLPTELVALGAEGSAAGIGGAGEDAVAALLALGYREGQVRGVVTELAAQDRNDPAEALIRKALARLR
- a CDS encoding alpha-hydroxy-acid oxidizing protein: MRQRDLAALDGHQFLPRALHDVRVVDPSTAVHGVRLASPIVPRRRRGDGLPPDLLVALPAAAVTGAAEKHPAGRVVAVLPPGGMAELVRDVKALAALGVAAVGVDLAPLADSAPYGAVAWQPRSREDLAELRAAAGCPLWLFGVAGAADAEVAAEAGADVVVVGGCLGHRLGAPAAIELLPEVVDAVGGMVTVAAGGSARDGVDVLRYLAVGAELAVVDAERDPADLVAELTYAMRLTGCANLGDVGYDALFAPLFDEA
- a CDS encoding ATP-binding cassette domain-containing protein — encoded protein: MIASALGRAPRGGGSRGSVNIFGVDDLISVRGINKSFGPVKAVVDLSFTVASGEVYGLLGPNGAGKTTTLRVLATLLRPDSGDATIAGHGLDYGEAVRAAIGVVNGGMGLYDRLDGREILHYFGGLYGMKPKAIDRRIAELDDLLQLGDTLTRRAGGFSTGMKQKIVIARAVLHDPPVIFFDEATSGLDVVARRAVIDFVKAYPSAGRAVIYSTHVMSEVEELCDRACIIYRGRKIAEDGVAALAAQGEGKGLEEAFFRLVRRFDVTNGAAA
- a CDS encoding ABC transporter permease — encoded protein: MRPGIVGRLARKEIVSTLRDTRAIVSNLLIPLLLVPVLMLGLPLLIGNLLDREQVTLTPVGVVGLATVPTELTEAMRSAGLEPRAVDDATAAVQDGSVEVAIVVPAGFGAAIAGGGSAELQLVTKVGNMKAELSASKVQQAVTAYQGVVVGRRLAAAGLDTALLTPVKVATVDASSKAERSSGQLSWLIPFFIAIWTLTGGQMTAIDATAGEKERGTLEVLLVAPVRRAEVVAGKFLATMVFGLTAATMAIVGFLIGSLVMQRLFVPRLGDQAEQVVAVMGGSLAVSPAGVLQLLVSALLLAAFVAALVLGVAMFARSFKEAQSYVAPLSFLFILPAVALQFKDLIGVSDSVFYVPVLNTLLLMDNVVRGSATWNETLVTWAVMAAAVGLLLRFALANFKRESVIFRS